The following DNA comes from Nocardioides sp. JQ2195.
CCGGCTGAGTTCGACCGTGGCCCGCTTCAACACGTTCGCCGAGTCCGGTGTCGACGAGGACTTCCACCGGGGTGACGAGGCCTACGACCGCGCCTTCTCCGAAGGTGGATCGCCGCTCGTGCCGATCGAGAAGGGCCCGTTCCGCGCAGCCGCCTTCGGCATCTCCGACCTCGGCACCAAGGGCGGTCTCCGCACCGATGCCTCCGCCCGGGTGCTCGATGCGGAAGGGAAGGTCATCAAGGGCCTGTACGCAGCCGGCAACTCGATGGCCGCCGTCAGCGGCACGGTCTATCCCGGAGGCGGCAACCCGATCGGCTCGTGCATGGTCTTCAGTCATCTCGCCGCGCTCGACATGGCGGGATCCGCCGGTCCCGCTGCATGACCGGCCTGGACCTGCGCCCGGCCGCCGAACGCGTGGTCGTGGTCACCGGTGCGAGCCGGGGTGCAGGCAAGGGGATTGCGCTCGCCCTCGGCGAGACCGGTGCAACCGTCTATGTGACCGGGCGCTCCCGCAATGAGGGAGACGCACCACTTCCGGGCACGGTCGGTGCCACGGCGGAGGAGATCGATCGACGCGGCGGCAGGGGAGTGCCGGTGATCTGCGATCACTCGGACGATGTCCAGGTGGCTGCGCTCTTCGACCGGATCCGTCAGGAGCACGGCCTCGTCGACGTGCTGGTCAACAACGCATATGTCGTCCCCGACCACCTCGCTGACAAGGGCCCGTTCTGGGAGAAGCCGTTGGCGCTCCAGGACCAGTTCGACGTCGGGCTGCGATCGACTTACGTGGCCAGCCACCACGCCGCGCCGCTGCTGGTTGCCAGCGGCGCCGGGCTGGTGGTGAACACGTCCTCCTTCGGAGGCGGTTGCTACATGCACGGGCCGGCGTACGGCGCGGTGAAGGCCGGCGTCGACAAGATGGCCCACGACATGGCAGTCGACTTCCGGCCGCACGACGTGGCCGTGGTCTCGATCTGGATGGGCCTGCTCCGGACCGAGCGCACCGCGGCCGCCTTCGACGCGGATCCGGAGCGCTACGGGGCCATGACCGCGCTGGCGGAGTCGCCGGAGTTCACCGGGCGCGTGATTGCCGCCCTCGCCGACGCTCCGGAGCGAATGACCTGGTCCGGCCAGATCCTCGTCGGTGCAGAGATCGGGAGCGCCCTTGGCGTCACCGATGTGGACGGCTCGGTGCCGACCTCACCGCGAGGCTTCCTCGGCAACCCGACCACCTGGAACAGCGCCGTCGTCGACTGATCGCCCACCTCAACTCAATTCAACAGGAGTGTTCCCACGTGAACCGCAGAATCCTTCCCGTCCCCGAGCCGACCGCGACGATCACTCCGTCGGTCGACCGTGCCCACCAGAGCCCGGGCTATCCGGTGCGGGGGCGGATCTCGCCGCCCGCAGGTGCTCCCAACGTCCTTGTCGTGCTGGTCGACGACATGG
Coding sequences within:
- a CDS encoding SDR family NAD(P)-dependent oxidoreductase gives rise to the protein MTGLDLRPAAERVVVVTGASRGAGKGIALALGETGATVYVTGRSRNEGDAPLPGTVGATAEEIDRRGGRGVPVICDHSDDVQVAALFDRIRQEHGLVDVLVNNAYVVPDHLADKGPFWEKPLALQDQFDVGLRSTYVASHHAAPLLVASGAGLVVNTSSFGGGCYMHGPAYGAVKAGVDKMAHDMAVDFRPHDVAVVSIWMGLLRTERTAAAFDADPERYGAMTALAESPEFTGRVIAALADAPERMTWSGQILVGAEIGSALGVTDVDGSVPTSPRGFLGNPTTWNSAVVD